In Hyphomicrobiaceae bacterium, the following are encoded in one genomic region:
- a CDS encoding cold-shock protein encodes MGDSKRPEIPGFDQPLIGGSERLDDAGLEVFEVAGMIKWFDASKGYGFIVPDNGLPDILLHVTCLRAGGFQTAYEGARVVCEVLKRPKGMQAFRILSMDESTAIHPSQLPQRTHVVVTPESDWERAYVKWFNRVRGFGFLTRGEGTPDIFCHMETLRRFGFTELRPGQIVQVRWGYGCKGCMAAELRPDGVPVGLPSRN; translated from the coding sequence ATGGGGGACTCCAAGCGCCCGGAAATTCCGGGTTTCGATCAACCGTTGATTGGTGGATCGGAGCGATTGGATGATGCTGGCCTCGAGGTTTTCGAGGTTGCTGGAATGATCAAGTGGTTCGATGCATCCAAGGGGTATGGATTCATCGTTCCTGATAATGGACTGCCTGACATACTTCTTCACGTGACGTGCCTGAGGGCCGGCGGTTTCCAGACCGCCTATGAAGGTGCGCGCGTCGTATGTGAGGTGCTCAAACGTCCCAAGGGAATGCAGGCTTTTCGCATTCTCAGCATGGACGAGAGCACGGCTATTCATCCCTCTCAACTTCCTCAGCGCACCCACGTCGTGGTGACGCCCGAGAGCGATTGGGAACGGGCCTATGTCAAATGGTTCAACCGCGTCCGCGGATTTGGCTTCTTGACACGCGGCGAGGGAACGCCGGATATCTTCTGCCACATGGAGACGCTTCGCCGTTTCGGTTTCACCGAACTTCGGCCGGGGCAGATCGTCCAGGTGCGCTGGGGTTATGGCTGCAAGGGCTGTATGGCCGCTGAGCTTCGCCCGGATGGCGTGCCGGTAGGATTGCCGTCGCGCAACTAA
- the gloA gene encoding lactoylglutathione lyase yields MRYLHTMIRVRDLDQSLDFYCNKLGMKEIRRIDNPGGRFTLVFLAAPEDEARAQAEKAPMLELTYNWDAEDYGSARNFGHLAFVVDDIYATCAKLKAAGVTINRPPRDGYMAFVRSPDLISVELLQKGSALPPQEPWASMANTGSW; encoded by the coding sequence ATGCGCTACCTGCACACCATGATCCGCGTCCGCGATCTGGATCAAAGCCTGGACTTCTATTGCAATAAGCTCGGCATGAAGGAGATCAGGCGCATCGATAACCCCGGCGGCCGGTTTACGCTGGTGTTTCTGGCTGCCCCTGAAGACGAGGCGCGCGCGCAAGCCGAAAAGGCCCCGATGCTGGAGCTGACCTATAATTGGGACGCGGAAGATTACGGATCGGCACGTAACTTCGGCCATCTAGCCTTTGTGGTGGACGATATCTATGCGACCTGCGCCAAGCTGAAAGCTGCCGGCGTTACCATCAACCGTCCGCCACGCGACGGCTATATGGCGTTCGTGCGCTCGCCGGACCTCATCTCTGTCGAGTTGCTCCAGAAGGGCTCTGCGTTGCCGCCGCAAGAGCCGTGGGCATCGATGGCGAATACCGGCTCGTGGTAA
- a CDS encoding TIGR03862 family flavoprotein, translating to MSRNVAIVGAGPAGLFAAEYLTGQGHNVTVYERMASPARKFLMAGRGGLNLTHSEDFQTFLTRYHDPAGQIVRALAAFPPTRLIQWANGLGVETFVGSSGRIFPTAMKASPLLRAWLQRLGDLGVVLRTGWRWRGFGAKPTTLNFDTPDGKQTVDTDAVLLALGGASWPRLGSDGDWVHILEGTGVAIEPLQPSNCGVRIAWSDHMAKHAGKPLKRIAVSVCGHTKKGEALITASGLEGGALYALSPYIRDGLQAGPARVTLDLRPDLSSDSLTHNLSVAPPKSTWTNLLRKAASLSPAAAALVREAGPVPRDAATLCARIKNVPLTVTDLAGLERAISTAGGIAAASCDEALMLTALPGVFAAGEMLDFDAPTGGYLIQAAFGSGLHAAKGLNAWVTRPKAR from the coding sequence TTGTCTCGAAACGTCGCGATCGTCGGTGCCGGGCCTGCGGGCTTATTCGCTGCGGAATATCTCACAGGCCAAGGTCACAATGTGACGGTCTATGAGCGGATGGCGTCGCCTGCGCGCAAATTTCTGATGGCAGGGCGCGGCGGCCTGAACCTCACGCACAGCGAGGATTTTCAGACCTTTCTGACACGCTATCACGATCCTGCGGGCCAAATCGTGCGCGCTCTAGCAGCATTTCCGCCGACGCGGCTGATCCAATGGGCGAACGGCTTGGGCGTTGAGACGTTCGTTGGCTCCAGCGGTCGGATCTTTCCCACGGCAATGAAAGCCTCTCCGCTCCTGCGTGCTTGGCTGCAGCGGTTGGGAGACCTCGGTGTCGTTTTGCGGACCGGTTGGAGATGGCGCGGGTTCGGTGCAAAGCCAACCACGTTGAACTTCGACACGCCAGACGGAAAGCAGACCGTTGATACCGACGCTGTCCTGCTCGCGCTTGGCGGGGCGAGTTGGCCGCGTTTGGGCTCTGATGGTGATTGGGTTCACATTTTGGAAGGAACTGGCGTCGCGATTGAGCCGCTTCAGCCCTCCAATTGCGGCGTGCGTATCGCGTGGTCCGATCATATGGCCAAGCACGCAGGCAAACCGCTGAAGCGTATCGCCGTCTCTGTCTGCGGTCACACGAAGAAGGGAGAAGCCCTGATCACGGCATCGGGATTGGAGGGCGGGGCCCTCTACGCACTCTCTCCTTATATCCGCGATGGCCTGCAGGCAGGCCCAGCGCGCGTTACACTCGACCTGCGCCCCGACCTCAGCTCGGACAGCCTGACCCACAACCTCTCCGTCGCACCGCCGAAATCGACTTGGACCAACCTGCTGCGTAAGGCTGCCAGCTTAAGTCCCGCCGCAGCAGCGCTCGTAAGAGAAGCCGGTCCCGTACCTCGTGACGCCGCGACCCTTTGTGCGCGGATCAAGAACGTACCCTTGACCGTTACGGACCTCGCTGGCCTTGAACGCGCGATCTCGACAGCCGGCGGCATTGCTGCCGCATCATGCGACGAGGCTCTGATGCTGACCGCTCTGCCAGGGGTGTTCGCGGCAGGCGAAATGCTTGACTTTGACGCCCCCACGGGCGGTTATCTGATCCAGGCCGCATTTGGCTCGGGGCTCCACGCCGCCAAGGGCCTGAACGCTTGGGTTACACGCCCAAAAGCTCGATGA
- a CDS encoding phosphoadenylyl-sulfate reductase, with translation MTLIDRPAAAVARADKAVGGNLAEADAVALAERLDALLRDLPTLEARIDAISEFIPGRIAFSSSLGIEDQAITHAIATREARVDVFTLDTGRHFPETLETLFETEGRYGIKIRVVFPDAKEVEDLVAEDGIMGFRYSIDARKACCEIRKVRPLNRALEGASAWITGLRREQSQGRAEVPFAIYDPLQKLIKLNPIADWSLQALEEYVSANKVPVNPLHAQGYPSIGCQPCTRAIKPGEDIRAGRWWWENENAKECGLHARNDKGSRV, from the coding sequence ATGACACTGATCGATCGCCCCGCTGCCGCCGTGGCACGCGCGGATAAAGCTGTTGGCGGCAATCTCGCCGAAGCCGATGCTGTCGCGTTAGCTGAACGGCTCGATGCGCTGTTGCGCGACCTGCCGACACTGGAAGCACGCATCGACGCCATCTCCGAGTTCATACCCGGCCGCATCGCCTTTTCGTCCAGCCTTGGCATCGAAGACCAAGCCATCACCCACGCTATCGCGACCCGCGAAGCCAGGGTCGATGTCTTCACGCTCGACACCGGCCGGCATTTTCCAGAAACGCTCGAAACGCTTTTCGAGACCGAGGGCCGCTACGGCATCAAGATCCGGGTTGTGTTTCCCGACGCAAAGGAGGTTGAAGACCTCGTTGCGGAAGACGGGATCATGGGCTTTCGCTATTCGATCGACGCGCGCAAAGCCTGCTGCGAAATCCGCAAGGTGCGCCCGCTGAACCGCGCGCTGGAAGGCGCATCGGCCTGGATCACGGGACTGCGCCGCGAGCAATCCCAAGGCCGCGCCGAAGTGCCGTTTGCCATCTACGACCCTCTTCAGAAACTGATCAAGCTCAATCCTATTGCCGACTGGTCCTTGCAGGCACTCGAAGAGTACGTGTCCGCAAACAAGGTTCCGGTGAACCCGCTGCACGCGCAGGGCTATCCCTCCATCGGGTGCCAGCCGTGCACACGTGCCATCAAACCCGGCGAAGACATCCGCGCGGGCCGCTGGTGGTGGGAGAATGAAAACGCTAAGGAGTGCGGCCTGCACGCCCGCAACGACAAAGGATCGCGCGTATGA
- the cysD gene encoding sulfate adenylyltransferase subunit CysD, with product MTASPSHLDLLEAESIHIFREAAAQFRKPVLMYSIGKDSTVLLHLARKAFWPQKPPFPLLHVDTTWKFRDMIAFRDKTAADFGLDLIVHTNEDGIKRGINPIDHAPSIHTDVLKTQALKQALDKYGFDAAFGGARRDEEASRAKERVFSFRASGHRWDPRKQRPEMWRLLNGRLGTGETVRVFPMSNWTEKDVWRYILREKLDVVPLYLAKERPVIERNGQLLMQDDDRLQPKDGEKVVMRKIRFRTLGCYPLTAAIESDADTLESVVAETINAQTSERVGRLIDHDQAGAMEKKKQEGYF from the coding sequence ATGACCGCGTCACCTTCACATCTCGATTTGCTGGAAGCCGAAAGCATCCACATCTTCCGCGAGGCTGCTGCCCAGTTCCGCAAGCCGGTGTTGATGTATTCGATCGGCAAAGACTCGACGGTTCTGCTTCATCTTGCGCGCAAAGCGTTTTGGCCTCAAAAGCCGCCCTTTCCGCTTCTGCACGTCGATACGACGTGGAAGTTTCGCGACATGATCGCTTTCCGCGACAAGACGGCGGCAGATTTCGGGCTCGACCTGATCGTTCATACCAATGAGGATGGGATCAAACGCGGCATAAATCCAATCGATCACGCGCCCTCCATCCACACTGATGTTCTCAAGACCCAGGCGCTGAAGCAGGCACTCGACAAGTACGGGTTCGATGCAGCCTTCGGCGGCGCGCGTCGCGACGAAGAGGCCAGCCGCGCCAAGGAGCGCGTCTTCTCGTTCCGCGCTTCCGGCCATCGATGGGATCCGCGCAAGCAGCGCCCGGAGATGTGGCGGCTGTTGAACGGACGGCTCGGCACTGGCGAAACCGTGCGCGTGTTTCCGATGTCCAACTGGACCGAGAAAGACGTATGGCGTTACATCCTGCGTGAAAAGCTCGACGTCGTGCCGCTTTATCTCGCCAAGGAACGTCCCGTCATCGAACGCAACGGTCAGCTGCTCATGCAGGACGATGACCGCTTGCAACCGAAGGACGGCGAGAAGGTCGTGATGCGCAAGATCCGTTTTCGCACACTCGGATGCTATCCGCTCACCGCAGCGATCGAGAGCGACGCCGACACATTGGAAAGCGTCGTCGCCGAGACCATCAACGCGCAGACTTCCGAGCGTGTCGGACGGTTGATCGACCACGATCAGGCCGGCGCCATGGAGAAGAAGAAACAGGAAGGCTATTTCTGA
- a CDS encoding GTP-binding protein: MSALALVPKSAAPAEPAHAFHRDLNGIVHLLTCGSVDDGKSTLIGRLLWDASDLYEDQRENVRRSGRKAAGTDLPDFSMLLDGLVAEREQGITIDIAWKYFDTDTRRFVIIDSPGHEQYTRNMASGASHADVAILLVDARAGVKKQTRRHAAILDLVGVKRVVLAVNKMDLVDYSEDVFKKIEADFRTLCWKFGFWEAIAIPLSAVFGDNVSTRTSSMPWYKGDTLLEHLEKVPSHGTAFDGVFRLPVQTVLRDGRDFRGLAGTVSSGEVKVGDELTDVLSGETAKVIRIATMDGDLPSAQAGQAVALQLDHDIDVSRGAVMARTDAKPVAANTIEGRFVWLSETSFDPRAGYLLRTVTDLIPISNIEIKALLDLETMSSHPASTCSVNDIAIAKISLGRPAAIDVFTDTPETGTLMIVDAVTGASIAGGIASSVTAKAEALVDGHFILTREMLANGLCRDLSLSPADREEFTRRANEAAILLRAAGVAVAIEPPPPVDDGMDPGI; this comes from the coding sequence ATGTCGGCTCTTGCGCTCGTTCCAAAATCCGCTGCTCCCGCCGAGCCTGCTCATGCCTTCCATCGCGACCTCAACGGCATCGTGCACCTGCTCACCTGCGGTTCGGTCGACGACGGCAAATCAACGCTGATCGGACGGCTGCTTTGGGATGCTTCGGACCTCTATGAAGATCAGCGCGAGAACGTTCGCCGATCCGGCCGCAAAGCTGCAGGCACCGACCTTCCGGATTTTTCCATGTTGCTCGACGGCCTTGTTGCCGAGCGCGAGCAGGGCATCACGATCGACATTGCGTGGAAGTACTTCGATACCGATACGCGCCGCTTCGTCATCATCGACAGCCCCGGTCACGAGCAATACACGCGCAACATGGCGTCGGGTGCATCACATGCGGATGTCGCCATTCTCCTTGTCGATGCGCGCGCGGGCGTCAAGAAACAGACCCGCCGTCACGCCGCCATCCTTGATCTTGTCGGCGTGAAGCGCGTCGTCCTTGCCGTCAACAAGATGGACCTGGTCGACTACTCCGAAGACGTATTCAAGAAGATCGAAGCCGACTTCCGCACACTTTGCTGGAAATTCGGATTTTGGGAAGCGATCGCCATTCCGCTCTCAGCCGTATTTGGCGACAACGTTTCCACGCGCACGTCCTCTATGCCCTGGTACAAGGGCGACACGCTCCTGGAGCATCTGGAAAAAGTGCCAAGCCACGGCACCGCCTTCGACGGCGTGTTCCGCCTTCCTGTGCAGACCGTTTTGCGCGACGGGCGCGATTTTCGCGGACTGGCCGGAACCGTGTCATCGGGCGAGGTCAAGGTTGGCGACGAGCTGACGGACGTGCTCTCGGGCGAAACGGCAAAGGTGATCCGGATCGCCACAATGGACGGCGACTTGCCAAGTGCACAGGCCGGGCAGGCGGTGGCGCTGCAGCTCGATCATGACATCGACGTTTCACGCGGCGCCGTCATGGCGCGTACCGACGCCAAGCCTGTCGCAGCCAACACGATCGAAGGCCGCTTTGTGTGGCTTTCGGAAACTTCGTTCGATCCGCGCGCCGGTTATCTTCTGCGCACAGTCACCGACCTCATTCCTATCTCCAACATCGAGATCAAGGCGCTCCTTGATCTTGAGACCATGTCGTCTCATCCTGCATCGACATGCTCGGTCAACGACATTGCCATCGCAAAGATCTCGCTTGGCCGGCCTGCCGCCATCGACGTTTTCACCGATACTCCTGAAACCGGTACGCTGATGATCGTCGATGCTGTCACAGGCGCGTCGATTGCAGGTGGCATCGCCTCAAGCGTTACAGCCAAGGCGGAAGCGCTGGTCGATGGCCACTTCATCCTTACGCGCGAAATGCTGGCTAACGGACTTTGTCGCGACCTCTCGTTGAGCCCGGCAGACCGTGAAGAATTCACGCGACGCGCCAATGAAGCAGCAATCCTGCTGCGTGCAGCCGGTGTAGCCGTCGCCATAGAGCCGCCTCCCCCCGTCGATGACGGCATGGATCCGGGCATCTGA
- a CDS encoding sulfite exporter TauE/SafE family protein, which yields MLDTSLIELWPIVIAGGFVVGFLVGMTGVGAGSLMTPFLISQVGLSPSLAVGTDLLFAGLTKATAAARHHSLNNVDWPIVRWLALGSVPGAIAMLLLLGYLKPDVEAISRFIKGSLAVTLVFSSLAIALYPLLARGKLQINGDHAETPVRPLPTFLLGLTIGAMVTLTSVGAGAIGVVVLSALYPRLITRRLVGTDIVHAIPLTLISGAGHASMGNVNLLLLAMLLAGSIPGIALGARLTGRLPDWMLRTALAIVLMIAAYQLYQKI from the coding sequence ATGCTAGACACTTCACTCATCGAGCTTTGGCCCATCGTCATCGCGGGCGGATTCGTCGTCGGTTTCCTCGTCGGCATGACGGGCGTCGGCGCCGGCTCGCTGATGACGCCGTTTCTCATTTCGCAGGTCGGCCTGTCGCCGTCGCTCGCCGTGGGCACCGATTTGCTGTTTGCCGGTTTGACCAAGGCGACGGCCGCCGCGCGCCATCACTCTTTGAACAACGTCGACTGGCCAATCGTTCGCTGGCTCGCCCTCGGGAGCGTCCCCGGCGCTATCGCGATGCTTCTCCTGCTGGGCTACCTGAAGCCCGACGTGGAGGCCATTTCGCGTTTCATTAAGGGTAGCCTTGCTGTGACACTTGTTTTCAGCTCCCTTGCCATAGCGCTCTATCCACTGCTGGCCCGAGGAAAGTTGCAGATAAACGGCGACCATGCCGAAACGCCGGTCCGCCCACTGCCGACTTTCCTGCTCGGTCTAACCATCGGAGCGATGGTGACATTGACCTCCGTGGGGGCAGGTGCCATCGGCGTCGTGGTTCTGTCTGCGCTTTATCCGCGGCTTATCACACGGCGGCTGGTTGGCACCGACATCGTCCATGCTATTCCGCTGACGTTGATTTCCGGCGCGGGTCACGCGAGCATGGGCAACGTCAACCTGCTGTTGCTCGCCATGTTGCTGGCAGGTTCGATACCCGGCATCGCGCTCGGCGCTCGGCTGACCGGTAGATTACCGGACTGGATGCTGCGGACGGCACTCGCCATCGTGCTCATGATCGCTGCCTATCAGCTCTACCAGAAAATTTAA
- a CDS encoding YcjX family protein has protein sequence MNPSLSTSQLPDLLQDARTLIADYLTPSVRLGVTGLSRSGKTVFITALVRNLTAGGRLPFFTPDAEGRIVRAYLEPQPDDAVPRFDYEAHMAHLEAVPPRWPDSTRRVSELRVTIEYLSGSMLKRLLGVSKLHLDIVDYPGEWLIDLPLLTQSYAEFSQEALALARDPRRAERAKPLLDFLAGTDPAGVADEAIALHGAQLFTAYLRACREKETQSTLAPGRFLMPGDLDGSPLLTFFPMPLTMQSAPPRGSLAAMMMRRYESYKAEVVRPFFNDHFSRIDRQIVLVDVLGALSQGADAVRDLDRAMEGVLKAFRPGVNSWLSMIMGRRIEKVLFAATKADHLPASSHDRLAALLKLIVEEATSRADTEGAGTNSLALSALRATRETTVKSGSQSLPCLKGIPLAGERIGDHVYNGIDEAAIFPGDLPADPRAALDAARMANAASFQLVRFEPPRIKSPGTDVATPALPHIRLDRALDFLLAEDLA, from the coding sequence TTGAACCCCTCGCTCTCAACCTCCCAGCTGCCCGATCTGTTGCAGGACGCACGTACACTCATCGCGGACTACCTGACACCATCGGTTCGCCTCGGCGTGACCGGCCTTTCGCGCTCGGGCAAAACAGTCTTCATCACCGCGCTGGTGCGCAATCTGACGGCGGGTGGGCGTCTGCCCTTTTTCACGCCAGACGCGGAAGGAAGGATAGTACGCGCCTATCTGGAGCCGCAGCCCGATGACGCCGTACCGCGCTTCGACTACGAGGCTCATATGGCGCATCTGGAAGCCGTTCCCCCGCGCTGGCCGGACAGCACCCGCCGCGTCTCGGAGTTGCGCGTCACCATCGAGTATCTGTCAGGCTCTATGCTGAAACGATTGCTGGGCGTCTCGAAACTCCACCTCGATATCGTGGACTACCCTGGCGAATGGCTCATCGACCTGCCGCTTCTAACCCAAAGCTATGCTGAGTTTTCCCAAGAGGCGCTTGCGCTGGCGCGCGATCCACGCCGTGCCGAGCGCGCCAAGCCCTTACTCGATTTTCTGGCCGGAACCGATCCCGCGGGCGTGGCCGACGAGGCCATCGCCCTTCACGGCGCGCAGCTGTTTACAGCCTACCTACGAGCCTGCCGGGAAAAAGAGACACAATCGACGCTCGCTCCGGGACGTTTCCTTATGCCGGGAGACCTCGACGGCTCGCCGCTGCTAACATTCTTTCCGATGCCTCTTACCATGCAAAGCGCGCCCCCGCGGGGCTCACTGGCGGCGATGATGATGCGGCGCTACGAGAGTTACAAGGCGGAGGTAGTGCGCCCGTTCTTCAACGATCACTTCTCGCGCATCGACCGCCAGATTGTCCTCGTCGATGTCCTTGGCGCGCTTAGCCAGGGCGCCGACGCCGTGCGTGATCTCGACCGCGCCATGGAAGGCGTGTTAAAGGCGTTTCGTCCCGGCGTGAACAGTTGGCTGTCGATGATCATGGGGCGACGTATCGAGAAGGTGCTGTTTGCTGCAACCAAAGCAGACCATCTGCCAGCTTCCAGCCACGACCGCCTTGCCGCGTTGTTGAAACTGATCGTCGAAGAAGCTACCAGCCGTGCTGACACCGAAGGCGCTGGCACAAATTCGCTCGCGCTTTCGGCCTTGCGCGCGACACGCGAGACCACCGTCAAAAGCGGATCGCAGTCGCTGCCATGCCTGAAAGGGATCCCGTTGGCGGGTGAGCGCATTGGCGATCACGTTTACAACGGCATCGACGAAGCCGCGATCTTTCCAGGAGACTTGCCCGCCGATCCGCGTGCCGCGCTCGATGCGGCGCGCATGGCGAACGCGGCCTCTTTCCAGCTGGTGCGCTTTGAGCCGCCGCGCATAAAATCCCCAGGAACTGACGTCGCAACGCCAGCCCTCCCCCACATCCGTCTCGACCGCGCGCTCGATTTCCTGCTTGCGGAGGATCTCGCATGA
- a CDS encoding TIGR01620 family protein: MTNADGPAHDKPRAPRAFRIDDPAVADAHEEVLPADADITSRRAPVVVPRGLTRSDLARGIRWGSIMLSAMAALASLAAGLWFTRFVTVALERQDWIGWMAFGLMSLAAFSAVVIVLKELWGLRRLARLERMRKAIRQVQDSGDMARERATVRELARHYSGRPDLKWGLARLKEHAGDVHAPGDLLRLADRELLAPIDEEARRVVLRASKRVATVTALSPMAWIAMGYVMVENVRMFRALATLYGGRPGLMGALRLGRMVVTHIIATGGLAMTDDLLGQFLGQDALRRLSRRLGEGAFNGALTARLGVAAIEVTRPAPFLDAEPVRVREIFSELMRSLRSGLTTNAPTQ; this comes from the coding sequence ATGACGAACGCCGATGGCCCCGCGCACGACAAGCCGCGTGCCCCGCGCGCGTTCCGCATCGACGATCCTGCCGTCGCTGATGCGCACGAAGAAGTGTTGCCCGCAGACGCCGACATAACTTCACGACGCGCCCCAGTCGTCGTGCCCCGCGGCTTGACGCGCAGCGATCTAGCGCGCGGCATCCGCTGGGGCAGCATCATGCTGTCAGCGATGGCGGCCCTTGCATCGCTGGCCGCAGGGTTGTGGTTCACCCGCTTCGTCACGGTTGCACTAGAACGCCAAGACTGGATCGGCTGGATGGCCTTCGGCCTGATGAGCCTGGCCGCATTTTCGGCCGTGGTCATCGTGCTGAAGGAACTGTGGGGCTTGCGCCGGTTAGCGCGGCTGGAGCGAATGCGCAAAGCGATCCGCCAGGTTCAGGACTCCGGCGACATGGCCCGCGAACGCGCAACAGTGAGGGAACTCGCGCGCCATTATTCAGGTCGCCCCGATCTCAAGTGGGGGTTGGCGCGATTGAAGGAACATGCAGGCGACGTGCACGCCCCTGGCGATTTGTTGCGTCTGGCAGATCGCGAACTACTCGCTCCCATCGATGAGGAGGCCCGGCGCGTCGTGCTTCGAGCCTCAAAGCGTGTGGCAACCGTGACCGCGCTTTCGCCGATGGCTTGGATCGCCATGGGCTACGTGATGGTCGAGAACGTGCGCATGTTCCGCGCGCTTGCGACCCTTTACGGCGGCCGGCCGGGTCTGATGGGCGCACTAAGGCTGGGACGCATGGTGGTGACCCACATCATCGCCACCGGCGGACTTGCAATGACGGACGACCTGTTGGGACAATTTCTAGGTCAGGACGCTCTGCGGCGTTTGTCGCGGCGATTGGGCGAAGGCGCGTTCAACGGTGCGCTGACAGCACGCCTCGGCGTAGCGGCTATCGAAGTGACACGGCCCGCACCCTTCCTCGATGCCGAACCTGTGCGGGTGCGCGAGATCTTTTCCGAACTCATGCGCTCGCTGCGCTCCGGCCTAACGACAAACGCCCCCACGCAGTAG
- the mdoH gene encoding glucans biosynthesis glucosyltransferase MdoH: MDEAVNENFKGSLPVREAHDVGFANLPEPAPLLMPEQDFSQTIARAAEPRRRGYWVPRSAIFVGAGVLTAAFASELFSILAFGQMTPLQFVFLVLSTIAFGWIALGSLSAALGFLPLFAGEDAATITPRKTSRPLVTRTALLFPVYHEDPSRIAGTIEAMASALDRLAPQGAFDIFVLSDTRGPEDGAREDVAYSRLKSAIEDKINFYYRRRRDNTHRKAGNIADWIERFGAAYDHFVILDADSVMSAETLIALAGAMEDEQRAGLIQTVPRLVGGRTLLQHLTQFASSVYGPSVASGIAFWHRDQGNYWGHNAIIRTVAFASSAGLPELSGRKPFGGHILSHDFVEAVLLQRAGWGVHMMPTIEGSYEGQPPNIVDVVVRDRRWAQGNLQHLAIVGQAGLTPMGRVHLGMGAASYLISGIWALSLVVGMVLALQGGQFIPSYFEDSKTLFPIWPVIDPGAALRLFMATLAVVFLPKLLGLLLELKRARIQGSPMHALRSTVGVFYETIYSMLIAPILMITQTVGAIQIFAGLDSGWKAQKRDDGALSFSDAMKFARLHTLIGALVAAIAWKVSPGLLVWMAPVVAGLLLAGPVSWLTARPVGAFSRWALATREEIAPPQIIVDVEKAADVWRQRLMPANDTEALSAAAAA; this comes from the coding sequence ATGGACGAAGCCGTAAACGAGAACTTCAAAGGATCGCTCCCCGTCAGAGAGGCTCACGACGTGGGGTTCGCTAATTTGCCGGAGCCTGCACCACTGCTCATGCCAGAGCAGGACTTCTCGCAAACCATCGCGCGTGCGGCCGAGCCGCGACGGCGGGGTTATTGGGTTCCCAGGTCGGCGATCTTCGTCGGCGCTGGCGTGCTCACGGCTGCGTTTGCATCAGAGCTATTCTCCATTCTGGCCTTCGGTCAGATGACACCGCTTCAGTTCGTGTTCCTGGTTTTGTCGACAATCGCCTTCGGCTGGATCGCGTTGGGTTCTCTCAGTGCAGCGCTCGGTTTTCTGCCATTGTTTGCCGGAGAGGATGCAGCCACAATCACCCCGCGCAAGACATCTCGTCCGCTGGTGACGCGGACCGCGTTGCTCTTTCCGGTCTATCACGAAGATCCATCTCGGATCGCGGGCACGATCGAAGCGATGGCGTCCGCCCTTGATCGTCTTGCGCCCCAAGGCGCGTTCGATATTTTCGTGCTGTCCGATACGCGCGGGCCTGAGGATGGCGCGCGCGAGGACGTTGCGTATAGTCGGCTGAAATCGGCGATTGAGGATAAGATCAACTTCTACTATCGACGCCGGCGCGACAATACCCATCGCAAGGCAGGCAACATCGCCGATTGGATCGAGCGTTTTGGCGCTGCTTACGATCACTTCGTGATCTTGGATGCCGACAGCGTCATGTCGGCGGAAACGTTGATTGCGCTTGCCGGAGCCATGGAGGACGAGCAGAGAGCTGGCTTGATCCAGACCGTACCTCGTCTCGTGGGCGGCCGCACGCTTCTCCAGCATCTTACGCAATTCGCATCGTCTGTGTACGGCCCCTCGGTAGCCTCGGGCATTGCATTCTGGCATCGCGACCAGGGCAACTACTGGGGTCACAACGCCATCATCCGTACCGTGGCTTTTGCGTCCTCAGCGGGACTGCCTGAGCTTTCCGGGCGAAAGCCGTTTGGCGGGCATATTCTGTCTCACGACTTCGTGGAGGCGGTTCTTCTCCAGCGTGCGGGCTGGGGTGTACATATGATGCCCACCATCGAAGGCTCGTATGAAGGTCAGCCGCCCAACATCGTGGATGTGGTCGTGCGTGACAGACGCTGGGCACAAGGCAATCTTCAGCATCTTGCTATTGTCGGTCAGGCTGGCCTCACCCCTATGGGCCGTGTGCATCTGGGTATGGGGGCTGCCTCTTACCTGATCTCCGGCATTTGGGCGTTGTCACTGGTTGTCGGCATGGTGCTCGCGCTGCAGGGCGGCCAGTTCATCCCGAGCTATTTCGAAGACTCAAAGACGCTGTTTCCAATTTGGCCAGTGATTGATCCGGGTGCTGCATTGCGGCTTTTCATGGCGACCCTTGCCGTGGTGTTTCTGCCGAAGCTGCTCGGCCTGTTGCTGGAGTTGAAGCGTGCGCGCATTCAAGGCAGCCCCATGCATGCCCTGCGGAGCACGGTTGGTGTGTTCTACGAAACCATCTATTCGATGTTGATTGCACCGATCCTCATGATCACGCAGACAGTCGGAGCCATCCAAATTTTCGCCGGACTCGATTCCGGTTGGAAGGCGCAGAAGCGTGACGATGGGGCTCTCAGCTTTTCTGACGCGATGAAATTTGCGCGCCTGCACACGCTTATTGGTGCGCTCGTTGCCGCCATCGCGTGGAAGGTTTCGCCCGGCCTGCTAGTTTGGATGGCACCCGTCGTGGCCGGTCTTCTCCTCGCGGGCCCGGTGAGCTGGTTGACGGCACGTCCCGTGGGCGCCTTTTCACGCTGGGCGCTGGCGACGCGCGAAGAAATTGCGCCGCCTCAGATCATCGTCGATGTGGAGAAGGCAGCTGATGTCTGGCGTCAGCGATTGATGCCAGCCAACGATACCGAAGCGCTGTCTGCCGCAGCAGCGGCCTGA